One genomic segment of Ignavibacteriota bacterium includes these proteins:
- a CDS encoding M23 family metallopeptidase, giving the protein MKKSLYYYSDKKLQFIEIKNFYSKFLSLVALFGLLSSLIIFGGYLFISSFLSPSFDIDALKSENIKLKSKFNEVASELNNLNQNIDKLRSKDEALRLSVNLKPIPENEKYFGIGGSEFDEILPTSISDVNDLLENLDNSLNTIKTKITIAEENYFEIENSLKNNVKLFKSIPAILPAEGNIGDRFGMRFHPILRYNRMHTGLDVVIDTGTEVFAPGDAKVLEAGVQSGYGNTVQLDHGFGYITLYAHLSKIKVYKGQKVRRGDLIGLSGSSGELSTGPHLHYEVMHNGIHLNPENFIFSDIKVFDINNEKVQSRGVK; this is encoded by the coding sequence ATGAAGAAAAGTCTTTATTATTATTCGGACAAAAAACTACAATTCATTGAAATAAAGAATTTTTATTCTAAATTTCTTTCACTTGTGGCATTATTTGGGTTACTTTCTTCATTAATTATTTTTGGTGGTTATTTATTTATATCAAGTTTTTTAAGTCCTTCGTTTGATATTGATGCATTAAAATCTGAAAATATAAAATTAAAATCTAAATTTAACGAAGTTGCAAGTGAGCTTAATAATCTTAATCAAAATATTGATAAACTTCGTAGTAAAGATGAAGCACTTAGACTTTCGGTAAACTTAAAACCAATTCCAGAAAACGAAAAATATTTTGGTATTGGCGGTTCTGAATTTGATGAAATTTTGCCAACCAGCATTTCGGATGTAAATGATTTACTAGAAAATTTAGATAATTCTCTAAATACCATTAAAACCAAAATTACAATTGCAGAAGAAAATTATTTTGAAATTGAAAATTCTCTAAAAAATAATGTTAAACTTTTTAAATCTATTCCAGCTATTTTGCCAGCCGAAGGAAATATAGGTGATAGATTTGGAATGAGATTCCACCCAATTTTAAGATATAATAGAATGCATACCGGACTTGATGTTGTTATTGATACCGGAACCGAAGTTTTCGCTCCAGGTGATGCTAAAGTTTTAGAAGCCGGTGTTCAATCTGGTTATGGTAATACTGTTCAACTTGATCATGGATTTGGATACATAACATTATATGCCCATTTATCAAAAATAAAAGTTTATAAAGGGCAAAAAGTTAGAAGAGGCGATTTGATTGGTTTATCTGGAAGTTCCGGTGAACTTTCAACAGGTCCACATCTTCATTATGAAGTTATGCATAATGGAATACATTTGAATCCGGAAAATTTTATTTTTAGCGATATAAAAGTTTTTGATATAAATAATGAAAAAGTTCAAAGTAGGGGAGTGAAATAA
- a CDS encoding DUF2795 domain-containing protein, with protein MIWTIELASYLVDAPWPATKDELIEYADRIGSPVEVIENLSELEDDEEIYESIEDIWPDYPSDEDFFYFDDENEFN; from the coding sequence ATGATTTGGACTATAGAATTAGCATCTTATTTAGTAGATGCTCCATGGCCGGCAACAAAAGATGAATTAATTGAATATGCCGATAGAATTGGAAGTCCGGTAGAAGTAATTGAAAATCTAAGTGAATTAGAAGATGATGAAGAAATATATGAAAGCATCGAAGATATTTGGCCGGATTACCCAAGCGATGAAGATTTCTTTTATTTTGATGACGAGAATGAATTCAATTAG
- a CDS encoding stage 0 sporulation protein, giving the protein MIDKSQPNSNNHHTLSNSLIDNNYFNLVHDKITKELTCCKSDLAEIEQVGDGYSESNGNGNSKILIAKSKGLLGIHFCENVSELAIKLYDDVILKIDDEFEFATIIETGKIVNFKLSKIEHSDSKLPVIDRVVNEKDIERNINNVINCSEAKKVFLKYIHELSLDMKLVDIHYQFDRKKLFFFYTSDGRVDFRELAKKLAATFKTRIELRQMGVRDEAKRIGGLATCGREFCCSTFISNFKRITTDIAEENNVANSISKYTGPCGKLKCCLSFEIE; this is encoded by the coding sequence ATGATCGATAAATCCCAACCGAATTCAAACAATCACCACACATTATCTAATTCTCTAATTGACAACAATTATTTTAATCTTGTGCATGATAAAATAACTAAAGAACTGACATGCTGTAAGTCTGATCTTGCTGAAATTGAACAAGTTGGAGATGGTTATTCAGAATCAAATGGAAATGGTAATTCTAAAATTTTAATAGCAAAAAGCAAAGGTTTACTTGGGATTCATTTTTGTGAAAACGTAAGTGAATTAGCTATAAAACTTTATGATGATGTTATATTAAAAATTGATGACGAATTTGAATTTGCAACAATTATAGAAACTGGTAAAATTGTAAATTTCAAACTTTCCAAAATTGAACATAGCGACTCTAAATTGCCAGTAATTGATAGAGTTGTAAATGAAAAAGATATTGAAAGAAATATCAATAACGTAATAAATTGTTCTGAAGCAAAAAAAGTTTTTCTAAAATATATTCATGAACTTTCACTAGATATGAAATTGGTTGATATTCATTATCAATTTGATAGGAAAAAACTATTCTTTTTTTATACTTCAGATGGTAGAGTTGATTTTCGGGAGCTCGCCAAAAAATTAGCTGCAACATTCAAAACTCGAATTGAACTAAGACAAATGGGAGTTAGAGATGAAGCTAAAAGAATTGGGGGATTAGCAACTTGCGGTCGAGAATTTTGCTGCTCAACATTTATAAGTAACTTTAAGAGAATAACGACTGATATTGCGGAAGAAAATAATGTTGCTAACAGCATATCAAAATATACCGGTCCTTGTGGAAAACTAAAATGTTGTCTATCCTTTGAAATAGAATAA
- a CDS encoding 3-hydroxybutyryl-CoA dehydrogenase (converts (S)-3-hydroxybutanoyl-CoA to 3-acetoacetyl-CoA) yields the protein MKKIGVIGAGTMGNGIAHVFAQNNFIVEFIDVNEELLFKGMATIKKNLERQLKKELINEEILNKTLSNIKHKVGINNLSSEVDLVIEAIIEDKKSKINLYNNLKDIVNSNCIISSNTSSISITELGANLNPEKFIGMHFMNPVPVMKLVEIIRGYSTSNETFEAIKNLTLKIGKTPVEVNDYPGFISNRILMPMINEAIFSLYENVATKEDIDTVLKLGMAHPLGPLELADFIGLDVCLSIMNVLYDGFNDSKYRPCPLLKNMVAANKLGRKSGEGFYKY from the coding sequence ATTAAAAAAATTGGAGTGATTGGTGCCGGAACGATGGGAAATGGAATTGCACACGTTTTTGCGCAAAATAATTTTATCGTTGAATTTATTGATGTGAATGAAGAATTACTATTTAAAGGAATGGCAACAATTAAGAAAAATTTAGAAAGACAACTTAAAAAAGAATTGATTAACGAGGAAATTCTTAATAAGACATTGAGTAATATTAAGCATAAAGTTGGAATTAACAATCTTTCATCAGAAGTGGATTTAGTTATTGAAGCAATTATTGAAGACAAAAAGTCTAAAATCAATTTATATAATAATTTAAAGGATATAGTTAATTCTAATTGTATTATTTCATCTAATACCTCATCAATTTCTATTACAGAATTAGGAGCAAATTTAAATCCGGAAAAATTTATAGGAATGCATTTCATGAATCCTGTACCAGTTATGAAATTGGTTGAAATTATTCGCGGTTATTCTACAAGTAATGAAACATTTGAAGCTATTAAGAATCTTACATTAAAAATTGGTAAAACTCCTGTTGAGGTTAATGATTATCCCGGATTTATTTCTAATAGAATTTTAATGCCGATGATAAACGAAGCAATATTTTCCTTATATGAGAATGTTGCTACAAAAGAAGATATTGATACTGTTTTAAAATTAGGAATGGCTCATCCATTGGGTCCGCTTGAATTAGCTGATTTTATAGGATTAGATGTTTGTTTATCTATAATGAATGTACTTTATGATGGTTTTAATGATTCAAAATATCGTCCGTGTCCGTTATTAAAGAATATGGTTGCTGCAAATAAATTAGGAAGAAAATCCGGTGAAGGGTTTTATAAATATTAG
- a CDS encoding diacylglycerol kinase family lipid kinase, producing MRYLFIVNPVSGKGRGRKFIPIIEEFLKKHEINFKLQITEYPKFATEFLKKNLHNYDVVISVGGDGTLNEVVNGIPDELISTIKLGVLPIGSGNDFSKNIKLSKDILFNLKVNCGIEKNNIRKIDLCEVKYETENSSNLFHKFINGAGLGFDAYVGALTQNNKVLSGISAYLVSVVKALFNFKMVKVNIKFNDFELDESKLMITFGNGISHGGGFYLTPYAKIDDGLIDISLFDEITRRRLIVALPKALINKVSEIPEAKLMKSKFVSLTLKNPYYFHCDGEIISDKLKSAEISIYKEKLQIIEMA from the coding sequence ATGAGATATCTATTTATCGTAAATCCGGTTTCTGGAAAGGGAAGAGGCAGAAAATTCATTCCAATTATTGAAGAATTCCTCAAGAAACATGAAATAAATTTTAAACTGCAAATTACAGAATATCCAAAATTTGCCACTGAATTTTTGAAGAAAAATTTACATAATTATGATGTTGTTATTTCTGTTGGTGGTGATGGAACACTTAATGAAGTGGTTAATGGAATCCCCGATGAATTAATTAGTACAATTAAACTTGGCGTGCTCCCAATTGGAAGTGGAAATGACTTTTCAAAAAATATAAAATTGTCTAAAGATATTTTATTCAATCTAAAAGTAAATTGCGGAATTGAAAAAAACAATATTCGTAAAATAGATTTGTGTGAAGTAAAATATGAGACTGAAAATTCAAGTAATTTATTTCATAAATTTATTAACGGAGCCGGTTTGGGATTTGATGCGTATGTTGGAGCATTAACTCAAAATAATAAAGTTCTATCCGGAATTTCAGCATATCTTGTTTCTGTTGTAAAAGCTTTGTTTAATTTTAAAATGGTTAAAGTTAATATTAAATTTAATGATTTTGAGCTTGACGAAAGTAAATTGATGATTACTTTTGGAAATGGGATTTCACACGGAGGCGGTTTTTATTTAACACCATATGCAAAAATTGATGATGGATTAATTGATATAAGTTTATTTGATGAAATAACAAGACGAAGATTAATTGTGGCATTACCGAAGGCACTAATCAATAAAGTAAGTGAAATTCCAGAAGCTAAATTAATGAAGTCTAAATTTGTATCCTTAACATTAAAAAATCCATATTATTTTCACTGCGATGGAGAAATTATAAGTGATAAATTAAAATCTGCCGAAATTTCTATTTATAAAGAGAAATTACAAATAATTGAAATGGCATAG
- the acpS gene encoding holo-ACP synthase, giving the protein MIFGIGIDIIEIERVKKSVEKFDDLFLNKIYTATELEYCLKKKNKYQHLAARFAAKEAIAKALATGWSKGFRWKDIEIFNESSGMPNVNLHGRIKEFLGKDKSLKISMSHSENYVTCFAIIYANNHY; this is encoded by the coding sequence ATGATTTTTGGAATTGGAATAGATATTATTGAAATTGAAAGAGTTAAAAAAAGTGTTGAAAAATTCGACGACCTTTTTTTAAATAAAATTTATACTGCCACCGAATTGGAGTATTGTTTAAAAAAGAAAAATAAATATCAACATTTGGCGGCAAGATTTGCAGCAAAAGAAGCAATTGCAAAAGCTTTAGCAACTGGATGGAGCAAAGGTTTTAGATGGAAAGATATTGAAATTTTTAACGAAAGTTCCGGAATGCCGAATGTAAATTTACATGGCAGAATAAAAGAATTTCTTGGAAAAGATAAATCATTAAAAATATCGATGAGTCATTCTGAAAATTATGTTACATGTTTTGCAATTATTTACGCAAATAATCATTACTAA